The following proteins come from a genomic window of Rhodoligotrophos sp. CJ14:
- a CDS encoding efflux RND transporter permease subunit, with translation MKLSDTCIHRPVFATVLSLVVVLLGLVSYNRLAVREYPEIDSPVVSVSTNYPGASASIMESQVTRVLEESLAGIEGIDYMTSVSRQERSQITVTFDLDRDADSAAADVRDRVSRASRRLPEEIETPVIQKVEADSQPVLYLSFSSTAHDRLQLSDYADRYVKDQLQTLTGVAEVRIYGERRFAMRLWLDPMRLAGYNLTVQDVEDALRRQNVDIPGGLVEGRDREFTVLSRTNLQTVEQFDDLIIKQADGYSVRLRDVGHAQLAAHSERMFARYNGNNAITLGIVKQATANPLDVSREVRAILPEIERALPDGMTVNIGYDRSVFIEKSIENVYRTIGEAIILVVLIIFFFLRSLRATIIPIITIPVSLIGTFALMFFFGFTINTLTLLALVLAIGLVVDDAIVMLENIYRYVEQGLTPVEAALKGSREIAFAVIAMTLTLAAVYVPIGFMTGKTGQLFTEFAWALAGAVLISGFVALTLSPMMCAKLLRADHSPNRFSRAVERFLDGLTNGYRRLLQIALSQRLLVVLIGLCVAGVGVYYYTLLRSELAPYEDQGAVMGRIVGPEGATIDYMDKYAQQVEDIYSRVPERLSYSVMGGFPTVSSGNSFIVLKPWEERERSARDIAQELRGEMARIPGIDVFPILPAPLGQRGGSKAVEIVIQTSAAYEDLNKMVQQVRDAVADYPGLVNLESDLELNKPQVEVGLDRDKAADLGINVDTVGRTLETMLGGRQVTRFEREGKQYDVIVQLARSDRSTPQDLENLYVRSAAGDMVPLSNIVEVEERVAPRELNHFNQLRSATLTANLGEGASLGDALSRLETAIRDNLPATTRIDYSGQSRDFKQAGAEIYLTFALALLFIYLVLSAQFESFIDPFIILLTVPLSIAGGLITLYYAGGTLNIYSQVGLVTLIGLISKHGILIVEFANQMREEGKSVREAISEAASLRLRPILMTTGAMVLGAVPLAIATGAGAESRHSIGWVIVGGISVGTFFTLFVIPAVYSLIRRDKRVRHTVQTRHEPRGLEVPKGGHQPAE, from the coding sequence ATGAAGCTGTCGGATACCTGCATCCACCGGCCAGTCTTCGCCACAGTGCTCAGCCTGGTGGTGGTGCTGCTCGGGCTCGTCAGCTACAACCGGCTGGCGGTGCGGGAATATCCTGAGATCGACAGCCCAGTGGTCAGCGTCAGCACCAATTATCCCGGTGCCAGCGCCAGCATCATGGAAAGCCAGGTCACGCGGGTCCTGGAAGAGAGCCTCGCCGGCATCGAGGGCATCGACTACATGACCTCGGTGAGCCGGCAGGAACGCAGCCAGATCACCGTCACCTTCGATCTCGATCGCGATGCGGACAGCGCCGCGGCCGATGTGCGCGACCGGGTGAGCCGGGCGAGCCGGCGTCTGCCCGAGGAAATCGAAACACCGGTCATTCAGAAGGTCGAGGCCGATTCACAGCCGGTTCTCTATCTCTCGTTCTCCAGCACGGCCCATGATCGCCTGCAGCTCAGCGATTATGCGGACCGCTATGTGAAGGATCAGCTCCAGACCCTCACAGGGGTTGCCGAGGTGCGCATCTATGGCGAGCGCCGGTTCGCCATGCGGCTGTGGCTCGATCCCATGCGACTGGCTGGCTATAATCTGACCGTCCAGGACGTCGAGGATGCGCTGCGCCGGCAGAATGTGGACATTCCCGGCGGGCTCGTGGAAGGCCGAGACCGCGAGTTCACGGTGCTGTCGCGGACCAATCTGCAGACGGTCGAGCAGTTCGACGATCTCATCATCAAGCAGGCCGACGGCTATTCCGTGCGCCTGCGGGATGTGGGACATGCCCAGCTCGCGGCCCATAGCGAGCGTATGTTCGCCCGCTATAATGGCAATAATGCCATTACGCTCGGGATCGTGAAGCAGGCGACAGCCAATCCGCTCGATGTCTCGCGGGAGGTGCGCGCGATCCTGCCGGAGATCGAGCGCGCGTTGCCGGACGGCATGACGGTCAATATCGGCTATGACCGCTCAGTGTTCATCGAGAAATCGATCGAGAATGTCTACAGGACGATCGGCGAAGCGATCATCCTGGTGGTTCTCATCATCTTCTTCTTCCTGAGGTCGCTGCGCGCGACGATCATCCCGATCATCACCATTCCCGTCTCGCTGATCGGCACGTTCGCGCTGATGTTCTTCTTCGGCTTCACCATCAACACGCTGACGTTGCTCGCGCTGGTGCTGGCCATCGGGCTCGTGGTGGACGATGCCATCGTGATGCTCGAGAACATCTACCGGTATGTGGAGCAAGGCTTGACCCCGGTGGAAGCGGCGCTCAAGGGCTCGCGCGAGATCGCCTTCGCGGTGATTGCCATGACCTTGACGCTTGCCGCGGTCTATGTGCCCATCGGCTTCATGACCGGCAAGACCGGCCAGCTCTTCACAGAATTTGCCTGGGCGCTGGCCGGCGCCGTGCTGATTTCGGGCTTCGTTGCTTTGACGCTCTCGCCCATGATGTGCGCGAAGCTGTTGCGGGCAGACCATTCGCCCAATCGGTTCTCGCGCGCGGTCGAGCGCTTTCTCGACGGGCTGACCAATGGCTACCGGCGTTTGCTTCAGATCGCCTTGTCTCAGCGGCTGCTGGTGGTGCTCATTGGCCTTTGCGTGGCAGGGGTCGGTGTCTACTATTACACGCTGCTGCGTTCAGAGCTCGCGCCGTATGAGGATCAGGGAGCGGTCATGGGCCGGATCGTCGGCCCGGAAGGCGCCACCATCGACTATATGGACAAGTACGCCCAACAGGTCGAGGACATCTATTCGAGGGTGCCGGAACGCTTGTCCTATTCGGTGATGGGTGGCTTCCCAACGGTGTCCTCGGGAAATTCATTTATCGTGCTGAAGCCGTGGGAAGAGCGGGAACGCAGCGCCCGTGACATTGCCCAAGAGCTCAGGGGCGAGATGGCCCGTATTCCGGGCATTGACGTGTTTCCGATCCTGCCGGCGCCGCTGGGGCAGCGCGGCGGCTCGAAGGCGGTCGAGATCGTCATCCAGACCTCGGCCGCCTACGAAGATCTGAACAAGATGGTGCAGCAGGTCCGGGATGCGGTTGCCGATTATCCGGGCTTGGTGAATCTCGAGTCTGATCTCGAACTCAACAAGCCGCAAGTCGAGGTCGGTCTCGATCGCGACAAGGCCGCCGATCTCGGCATCAATGTGGATACGGTGGGCCGCACTTTGGAGACGATGCTGGGTGGGCGGCAGGTCACGCGGTTCGAGCGCGAAGGCAAGCAGTATGATGTGATCGTCCAGCTTGCCCGGTCGGACCGGTCGACGCCTCAGGATCTCGAAAATCTGTATGTGCGCAGTGCTGCCGGAGACATGGTGCCGCTCTCCAATATCGTCGAGGTCGAGGAACGGGTGGCGCCGCGCGAGCTCAACCACTTCAACCAGCTGCGCTCTGCCACGCTCACGGCCAATCTCGGCGAGGGCGCGAGCTTGGGAGACGCGCTAAGCCGGCTCGAGACGGCCATTCGCGATAATCTGCCGGCCACCACGCGGATCGACTATTCCGGCCAGTCCCGGGATTTCAAACAGGCGGGCGCGGAGATCTATCTCACCTTCGCGCTGGCGCTCTTGTTCATCTATCTGGTGCTCTCGGCACAGTTCGAGAGCTTCATCGATCCGTTCATCATTCTGCTCACCGTGCCTCTGTCGATCGCAGGCGGATTGATCACGCTCTATTACGCCGGTGGCACGCTGAATATTTACAGTCAGGTGGGGTTGGTGACGCTGATCGGGCTCATCTCAAAGCATGGCATCCTCATTGTCGAGTTCGCGAACCAGATGCGTGAGGAGGGCAAATCGGTCCGTGAGGCGATCAGTGAGGCGGCGAGCTTGCGGCTGCGGCCGATCCTGATGACCACGGGCGCCATGGTGCTGGGGGCGGTGCCGCTCGCGATTGCCACAGGAGCCGGCGCTGAAAGCCGCCACAGTATCGGCTGGGTCATCGTCGGCGGTATTTCGGTAGGCACCTTCTTTACACTTTTCGTCATCCCGGCGGTATATTCGCTCATCCGGCGTGACAAGCGGGTGCGCCATACGGTACAGACCCGGCACGAACCACGTGGGCTGGAGGTTCCAAAAGGAGGCCATCAGCCCGCTGAATAA